In Stigmatopora nigra isolate UIUO_SnigA chromosome 2, RoL_Snig_1.1, whole genome shotgun sequence, a single window of DNA contains:
- the cecr2 gene encoding chromatin remodeling regulator CECR2 isoform X1 codes for MSQGCTVSVEEVQSWWEVPAIAHFCSLFRAAFNLPDFEIEELEKALSEQDLNFLGDLIACLLQGCYQRTDITPEAFSRYLDDIISYRWELEEGKPNPLREESFENLPPRTQVELLHRLCDYRLDAADVFDRLKGLDSDSLRVEPLGQDGNGALYWYFYGTRMYKEELLKGKADTISGNPELTLPEKKKRGRPPKKKIMDESQSKQSDGESEEDTENGIDDISPVKGPKRGTWSLVCETEDQWVALAESIKDKQSSQDRHLYRVISQNFLPEIRNMIEHKERELKQKLEDPTPFRASQRFAEKCINHNEEDNVDVKEEFEKKKDEELDRQVLLAEQRREEERLQQEERLREKMEKIKAVEERAKRRKMREEKAYLLSEGKDLPPELLNLEPSSPVLRARSTKEFYEMEEDYTGLYKVLEALKAHKDAWPFLEPVDDSYAPNYHDIIQTPMDLSTIEKKLNDGEYVAKEEFISDVKLIFQNCMEYNGEDSEYTVMAESLERCFNRAQLKHLPPEDGDTDEEFHISKEDKERKDKKRNRSSRHLGPESLIKATEEVQRKRSSQGGKGQTPLDDKVSKSVRQLPPSHWGFSPSQHGRHEGDTRGLYHPVQQLHRHPGPPGSHGPQMYAHRMGMDHQRFAYPGHIPRLGHSNLNRLPPNFNMQHHMGHRYPISPDGNQPLHQQQLPYMGPTHGPSLGPRPMALQLRPPPEASIYPSHYHSESHMMHPMGNRLSGPDVPQKHNYTGMRPPSMGPSNMWTKLNHPCPERPSGICMQDANVVNQHNLNYGGVPPPVGQKPWPEAAGYPHPPSNTQYQMPAAVVNSSGPMQQRNTDSSISTTRSASMLESPEMLALQQLSASSGPPADSPHQDMRHFQQSRLPSRVGSIPTRSSQQAPPAHDVQLLCPAANNGPDSQSSQQTDFQPEGSSEEKVAAADISGEAPLSGDTVSVNHPSIPKPTENQTVHSPEISHEMVHEQKLSQGGSEGHIQEGDGQLQNNGSNPLPMHFNPRNNNYKNPYLSNTAQHAQSSPNQGPELIQKSMSPSSNSCSPQMLNAHQHREQNVQNQQRPFHEPLNGPMQEHSQHSPSKMSLSAIQVQTSHQSAQRSSMHGVSHGVIQGAHPGPPHPAPLTSLPPSHPTPHLPSQPSPAEHGDQTPCEPPTRVSSECLQAGKHRPLNAAYKHQAYTLNIHPPTMMINRNPGVQTPAHNPAVPLQSPSQVNGVMSSYSIENPQHLQYTQTNMTRGISHSSHLPYHNQALHNTHDQSSYQQQQRTAYSYHMLGPQPPHAHANIYQPPFPQDHYYNGPQAHNITNSRGGFPLDDWQRSQRPMQPTTYLPASSAKGSNQANDICLSPTGSEGSTGVSLMSPEGGALEDWESRNSGSHSPAKRSRTKTNSERSESPKEILDLDSHNAGRRSNQPLPSTAHLAPNFIYDPRSIHPGGAPPSHNGVGNGALYPRAPYLDPGRYTVQRPHPHLMEALQRPQQLPFSPAQMRMAMYPRSGGHLQSMMLQQRTLPPESFLHPGQQVMAAPSGSSTKQA; via the exons ATGTCCCAGGGATGTACAGTTTCTGTGGAAGAAGTCCAGTCTTGGTGGGAAGTCCCCGCCATCGCCCACTTCTGTTCACTGTTCAGGGCAGCGTTCAACCTTCCCGACTTTGAAATCGAG GAATTGGAGAAAGCTCTTTCAGAGCAGGATTTGAACTTCCTCGGGGACCTTATTGCTTGTCTGCTGCAGGGATGTTACCAGCGCACTGACATTAC CCCCGAGGCATTCAGCAGATATCTGGATGACATCATCAGCTACAGGTGGGAACTGGAAGAAGGAAAGCCCAACCCACTTCGGGAGGAGTCCTTTGAAAACCTGCCGCCCCGCACTCAGGTCGAACTACTGCACCGTCTGTGCGATTACCGTCTGGATGCTGCAGATGTCTTTGACCGGCTGAAG GGTCTGGATTCAGACAGTCTGAGGGTGGAACCCCTTGGGCAAGATGGAAATGGAGCCCTCTACTGGTATTTCTATGGCACCCGTATGTACAAGGAAGAACTACTCAAGGGAAAAGCAGACACAATCAG TGGAAATCCTGAGTTAACattaccagaaaaaaagaaaagaggaagacctcccaaaaagaaaataatggatGAGTCTCAATCCAAACAAAg TGATGGAGAAAGTGAAGAGGATACCGAAAATGGAATAGATGACATATCTCCTGTTAAAG GTCCTAAGCGAGGCACCTGGTCACTTGTGTGTGAAACAGAAGATCAATGGGTTGCTTTGGCCGAAAGCATAAAGGATAAACAGTCTTCTCAAGACCGCCATCTCTACCGTGTTATCAGTCAGAATTTTCTGCCTGAGATTCGCAACATGATTGAACACAAG GAGCGTGAGCTGAAACAGAAACTTGAGGATCCCACTCCATTCCGTGCATCACAACGGTTTGCTGAAAAATGCATCAACCATAATGAGGAG GACAATGTTGATGTTAAAGAGgagtttgaaaagaaaaaagatgaagaGCTGGACAGGCAGGTCCTGCTGGCAGAGCAGCGGCGAGAAGAAGAAAGGCTACAGCAGGAAGAACGACTGCGAGAGAAAATGGAGAAGATCAAAGCTGTGGAGG AGCGGGCAAAGCGACGGAAGATGCGTGAGGAAAAAGCCTATTTGTTGTCTGAAGGAAAAGACCTCCCACCAGAACTTCTTAATTTGGAGCCTTCTTCACCAGTCCTCAGAGCACGGTCGACTAAAGAATT CTATGAAATGGAAGAAGACTATACCGGTTTATACAAAG TGCTGGAGGCCTTGAAGGCTCATAAAGATGCTTGGCCCTTCTTAGAACCTGTGGATGACTCCTATGCCCCCAATTACCATGACATAATCCAG ACCCCCATGGACCTTTCCACCATTGAGAAGAAACTCAATGATGGGGAGTATGTTGCTAAAGAAGAGTTTATTTCTGACGTGAAGCTTATATTTCAAAACTGCATGGAATACAACGGCGAAGATAGTG AATACACAGTCATGGCAGAGTCTCTTGAACGCTGTTTTAATCGGGCCCAATTAAAACACTTGCCGCCAGAGGACGGTGACACCGATGAAGAATTCCACATTAGCAAAGAGGACAAGGAGCGCAAGGATAAAAAGCGTAATCGCAGCAGTAGACATTTGGGACCTGAGAGTTTAATCAAGGCCACCGAAGAGGTTCAGCGTAAACGAAGTTCGCAGGGAGGCAAAGGACAAACGCCGTTGGATGACAAAGTCAGCAAGTCAGTTCGACAGCTTCCACCCTCTCATTGGGGCTTTTCTCCCAGCCAACACGGCCGCCATGAAGGAGACACCAGGGGCCTCTACCACCCAGTACAACAG TTGCATCGTCATCCTGGGCCCCCTGGTTCTCATGGGCCACAAATGTATGCGCATAGAATGGGCATGGATCATCAACGCTTTGCCTACCCAGGTCACATTCCAAGGCTTGGACACTCCAACTTGAATCGTTTGCCTCCCAACTTCAACATGCAG CATCACATGGGCCATAGATATCCGATAAGCCCTGATGGTAACCAGCCTCTTCATCAGCAGCAGCTCCCATATATGGGCCCAACACACGGTCCATCTCTAGGCCCCCGACCAATGGCCCTTCAACTTCGACCGCCACCCGAAGCAAGCATATACCCATCCCACTATCATTCAGAAAGCCACATGATGCACCCAATGGGGAACCGATTATCAGGCCCTGACGTACCTCAAAAGCACAATTACACAGGCATGAGGCCTCCCTCTATGGGACCATCTAACATGTGGACTAAATTGAATCACCCGTGTCCAGAGAGACCTAGTGGAATATGCATGCAAGATGCTAATGTGGTCAACCAGCACAACTTAAATTACGGAGGAGTGCCGCCTCCCGTAGGACAAAAGCCTTGGCCGGAGGCTGCTGGATATCCCCATCCTCCTTCCAATACTCAATACCAAatgcctgcagctgtggtcaaCTCCTCGGGTCCCATGCAGCAACGCAACACTGACTCTTCCATCAGCACAACACGATCAGCCTCTATGTTGGAAAGTCCAGAGATGCTTGCTTTGCAGCAGCTGTCAGCTTCTTCGGGACCTCCCGCCGATTCCCCCCATCAGGACATGCGCCACTTTCAACAGTCTAGGCTCCCATCAAGGGTTGGCAGCATCCCAACTCGTTCCTCTCAGCAGGCTCCCCCAGCCCATGACGTTCAGCTGCTCTGTCCCGCAGCAAACAATGGGCCAGACAGCCAGTCTTCCCAGCAGACAGACTTTCAGCCTGAAG GGTCATCCGAAGAAAAGGTAGCAGCTGCAGACATTTCCGGTGAAGCTCCTTTATCAGGCGACACCGTTTCAGTTAACCACCCGTCTATTCCTAAACCTACTGAAAACCAGACAGTGCACAGCCCTGAAATCTCTCATGAAATGGTGCATGAACAAAAATTGTCACAGGGGGGCTCAGAGGGCCATATACAGGAAGGAGATGGGCAACTTCAAAATAATGGTTCCAATCCTTTACCCATGCACTTCAATCCTAGAAATAACAATTACAAGAACCCCTATCTATCTAATACTGCTCAGCATGCACAAAGCAGTCCTAACCAGGGCCCTGAACTTATTCAAAAGTCTATGTCACCATCTTCCAATAGCTGCTCGCCACAAATGCTAAATGCACATCAGCACCGTGAGCAGAATGTCCAAAATCAGCAGCGTCCATTTCATGAACCTCTAAATGGGCCCATGCAGGAACACAGTCAACACTCTCCTTCAAAGATGAGCCTGAGCGCTATACAAGTACAAACTTCTCATCAAAGTGCACAGAGAAGCTCTATGCATGGCGTTTCACATGGTGTCATACAGGGAGCCCACCCTGGTCCCCCTCATCCAGCCCCTCTCACCTCTCTCCCTCCCAGCCATCCCACACCACACTTACCTTCCCAGCCAAGCCCAGCAGAACATGGAGACCAAACACCATGCGAGCCACCAACTCGGGTAAGCTCGGAATGTCTGCAGGCAGGTAAACACAGACCTCTTAATGCTGCTTATAAACATCAGGCGTACACTCTGAATATTCATCCACCCACAATGATGATAAATCGTAATCCAGGTGTGCAGACACCCGCTCACAATCCAGCAGTGCCTCTTCAATCACCATCCCAAGTAAACGGAGTCATGTCTTCGTACAGTATAGAAAACCCTCAACATTTACAGTATACCCAGACAAACATGACGAGGGGCATTTCTCATTCTTCTCACCTCCCATATCATAACCAGGCCCTCCACAATACCCATGACCAATCCAGCTATCAGCAGCAACAAAGAACTGCCTATTCATATCACATGCTTGGCCCTCAGCCCCCACACGCCCATGCCAACATATATCAACCACCATTCCCGCAGGACCACTACTACAACGGACCGCAGGCCCATAACATCACCAACAGTAGAGGGGGTTTTCCTCTGGACGATTGGCAGCGTTCTCAGCGGCCGATGCAGCCTACTACTTATTTGCCTGCCTCCAGTGCCAAAGGAAGCAATCAGGCCAATGACATTTGTCTGTCACCGACAGGCTCCGAGGGCTCCACGGGTGTGAGTTTAATGTCCCCTGAAGGAGGAGCCTTGGAGGATTGGGAAAGTAGAAATAGCGGAAGCCATAGCCCAGCAAAACGCAGTCGCACTAAGACAAACTCAGAACGATCGGAAAGTCCTAAAGAAATCCTCGATCTTGATAGCCACAATGCCGGCCGTCGGAGCAACCAGCCACTCCCCTCTACCGCACATCTTGCGCCCAATTTCATTTATGACCCTCGCAGTATCCACCCAGGGGGAGCACCGCCGTCCCACAACGGAGTTGGGAATGGAGCTCTTTACCCGAGAGCGCCATATCTAGATCCAGGACGGTATACTGTGCAGAGACCTCACCCACACCTGATGGAAGCCCTTCAGCGTCCCCAGCAGCTACCTTTCTCGCCCGCCCAGATGCGCATGGCCATGTACCCTCGCTCTGGTGGCCACCTTCAAAGCATGATGCTACAGCAAAGAACCTTGCCGCCTGAAAGCTTCCTCCACCCGGG GCAACAGGTGATGGCTGCGCCGAGTGGCTCAAGTACAAAACAA GCATAA
- the cecr2 gene encoding chromatin remodeling regulator CECR2 isoform X2, which produces MSQGCTVSVEEVQSWWEVPAIAHFCSLFRAAFNLPDFEIEELEKALSEQDLNFLGDLIACLLQGCYQRTDITPEAFSRYLDDIISYRWELEEGKPNPLREESFENLPPRTQVELLHRLCDYRLDAADVFDRLKGLDSDSLRVEPLGQDGNGALYWYFYGTRMYKEELLKGKADTISDGESEEDTENGIDDISPVKGPKRGTWSLVCETEDQWVALAESIKDKQSSQDRHLYRVISQNFLPEIRNMIEHKERELKQKLEDPTPFRASQRFAEKCINHNEEDNVDVKEEFEKKKDEELDRQVLLAEQRREEERLQQEERLREKMEKIKAVEERAKRRKMREEKAYLLSEGKDLPPELLNLEPSSPVLRARSTKEFYEMEEDYTGLYKVLEALKAHKDAWPFLEPVDDSYAPNYHDIIQTPMDLSTIEKKLNDGEYVAKEEFISDVKLIFQNCMEYNGEDSEYTVMAESLERCFNRAQLKHLPPEDGDTDEEFHISKEDKERKDKKRNRSSRHLGPESLIKATEEVQRKRSSQGGKGQTPLDDKVSKSVRQLPPSHWGFSPSQHGRHEGDTRGLYHPVQQLHRHPGPPGSHGPQMYAHRMGMDHQRFAYPGHIPRLGHSNLNRLPPNFNMQHHMGHRYPISPDGNQPLHQQQLPYMGPTHGPSLGPRPMALQLRPPPEASIYPSHYHSESHMMHPMGNRLSGPDVPQKHNYTGMRPPSMGPSNMWTKLNHPCPERPSGICMQDANVVNQHNLNYGGVPPPVGQKPWPEAAGYPHPPSNTQYQMPAAVVNSSGPMQQRNTDSSISTTRSASMLESPEMLALQQLSASSGPPADSPHQDMRHFQQSRLPSRVGSIPTRSSQQAPPAHDVQLLCPAANNGPDSQSSQQTDFQPEGSSEEKVAAADISGEAPLSGDTVSVNHPSIPKPTENQTVHSPEISHEMVHEQKLSQGGSEGHIQEGDGQLQNNGSNPLPMHFNPRNNNYKNPYLSNTAQHAQSSPNQGPELIQKSMSPSSNSCSPQMLNAHQHREQNVQNQQRPFHEPLNGPMQEHSQHSPSKMSLSAIQVQTSHQSAQRSSMHGVSHGVIQGAHPGPPHPAPLTSLPPSHPTPHLPSQPSPAEHGDQTPCEPPTRVSSECLQAGKHRPLNAAYKHQAYTLNIHPPTMMINRNPGVQTPAHNPAVPLQSPSQVNGVMSSYSIENPQHLQYTQTNMTRGISHSSHLPYHNQALHNTHDQSSYQQQQRTAYSYHMLGPQPPHAHANIYQPPFPQDHYYNGPQAHNITNSRGGFPLDDWQRSQRPMQPTTYLPASSAKGSNQANDICLSPTGSEGSTGVSLMSPEGGALEDWESRNSGSHSPAKRSRTKTNSERSESPKEILDLDSHNAGRRSNQPLPSTAHLAPNFIYDPRSIHPGGAPPSHNGVGNGALYPRAPYLDPGRYTVQRPHPHLMEALQRPQQLPFSPAQMRMAMYPRSGGHLQSMMLQQRTLPPESFLHPGQQVMAAPSGSSTKQA; this is translated from the exons ATGTCCCAGGGATGTACAGTTTCTGTGGAAGAAGTCCAGTCTTGGTGGGAAGTCCCCGCCATCGCCCACTTCTGTTCACTGTTCAGGGCAGCGTTCAACCTTCCCGACTTTGAAATCGAG GAATTGGAGAAAGCTCTTTCAGAGCAGGATTTGAACTTCCTCGGGGACCTTATTGCTTGTCTGCTGCAGGGATGTTACCAGCGCACTGACATTAC CCCCGAGGCATTCAGCAGATATCTGGATGACATCATCAGCTACAGGTGGGAACTGGAAGAAGGAAAGCCCAACCCACTTCGGGAGGAGTCCTTTGAAAACCTGCCGCCCCGCACTCAGGTCGAACTACTGCACCGTCTGTGCGATTACCGTCTGGATGCTGCAGATGTCTTTGACCGGCTGAAG GGTCTGGATTCAGACAGTCTGAGGGTGGAACCCCTTGGGCAAGATGGAAATGGAGCCCTCTACTGGTATTTCTATGGCACCCGTATGTACAAGGAAGAACTACTCAAGGGAAAAGCAGACACAATCAG TGATGGAGAAAGTGAAGAGGATACCGAAAATGGAATAGATGACATATCTCCTGTTAAAG GTCCTAAGCGAGGCACCTGGTCACTTGTGTGTGAAACAGAAGATCAATGGGTTGCTTTGGCCGAAAGCATAAAGGATAAACAGTCTTCTCAAGACCGCCATCTCTACCGTGTTATCAGTCAGAATTTTCTGCCTGAGATTCGCAACATGATTGAACACAAG GAGCGTGAGCTGAAACAGAAACTTGAGGATCCCACTCCATTCCGTGCATCACAACGGTTTGCTGAAAAATGCATCAACCATAATGAGGAG GACAATGTTGATGTTAAAGAGgagtttgaaaagaaaaaagatgaagaGCTGGACAGGCAGGTCCTGCTGGCAGAGCAGCGGCGAGAAGAAGAAAGGCTACAGCAGGAAGAACGACTGCGAGAGAAAATGGAGAAGATCAAAGCTGTGGAGG AGCGGGCAAAGCGACGGAAGATGCGTGAGGAAAAAGCCTATTTGTTGTCTGAAGGAAAAGACCTCCCACCAGAACTTCTTAATTTGGAGCCTTCTTCACCAGTCCTCAGAGCACGGTCGACTAAAGAATT CTATGAAATGGAAGAAGACTATACCGGTTTATACAAAG TGCTGGAGGCCTTGAAGGCTCATAAAGATGCTTGGCCCTTCTTAGAACCTGTGGATGACTCCTATGCCCCCAATTACCATGACATAATCCAG ACCCCCATGGACCTTTCCACCATTGAGAAGAAACTCAATGATGGGGAGTATGTTGCTAAAGAAGAGTTTATTTCTGACGTGAAGCTTATATTTCAAAACTGCATGGAATACAACGGCGAAGATAGTG AATACACAGTCATGGCAGAGTCTCTTGAACGCTGTTTTAATCGGGCCCAATTAAAACACTTGCCGCCAGAGGACGGTGACACCGATGAAGAATTCCACATTAGCAAAGAGGACAAGGAGCGCAAGGATAAAAAGCGTAATCGCAGCAGTAGACATTTGGGACCTGAGAGTTTAATCAAGGCCACCGAAGAGGTTCAGCGTAAACGAAGTTCGCAGGGAGGCAAAGGACAAACGCCGTTGGATGACAAAGTCAGCAAGTCAGTTCGACAGCTTCCACCCTCTCATTGGGGCTTTTCTCCCAGCCAACACGGCCGCCATGAAGGAGACACCAGGGGCCTCTACCACCCAGTACAACAG TTGCATCGTCATCCTGGGCCCCCTGGTTCTCATGGGCCACAAATGTATGCGCATAGAATGGGCATGGATCATCAACGCTTTGCCTACCCAGGTCACATTCCAAGGCTTGGACACTCCAACTTGAATCGTTTGCCTCCCAACTTCAACATGCAG CATCACATGGGCCATAGATATCCGATAAGCCCTGATGGTAACCAGCCTCTTCATCAGCAGCAGCTCCCATATATGGGCCCAACACACGGTCCATCTCTAGGCCCCCGACCAATGGCCCTTCAACTTCGACCGCCACCCGAAGCAAGCATATACCCATCCCACTATCATTCAGAAAGCCACATGATGCACCCAATGGGGAACCGATTATCAGGCCCTGACGTACCTCAAAAGCACAATTACACAGGCATGAGGCCTCCCTCTATGGGACCATCTAACATGTGGACTAAATTGAATCACCCGTGTCCAGAGAGACCTAGTGGAATATGCATGCAAGATGCTAATGTGGTCAACCAGCACAACTTAAATTACGGAGGAGTGCCGCCTCCCGTAGGACAAAAGCCTTGGCCGGAGGCTGCTGGATATCCCCATCCTCCTTCCAATACTCAATACCAAatgcctgcagctgtggtcaaCTCCTCGGGTCCCATGCAGCAACGCAACACTGACTCTTCCATCAGCACAACACGATCAGCCTCTATGTTGGAAAGTCCAGAGATGCTTGCTTTGCAGCAGCTGTCAGCTTCTTCGGGACCTCCCGCCGATTCCCCCCATCAGGACATGCGCCACTTTCAACAGTCTAGGCTCCCATCAAGGGTTGGCAGCATCCCAACTCGTTCCTCTCAGCAGGCTCCCCCAGCCCATGACGTTCAGCTGCTCTGTCCCGCAGCAAACAATGGGCCAGACAGCCAGTCTTCCCAGCAGACAGACTTTCAGCCTGAAG GGTCATCCGAAGAAAAGGTAGCAGCTGCAGACATTTCCGGTGAAGCTCCTTTATCAGGCGACACCGTTTCAGTTAACCACCCGTCTATTCCTAAACCTACTGAAAACCAGACAGTGCACAGCCCTGAAATCTCTCATGAAATGGTGCATGAACAAAAATTGTCACAGGGGGGCTCAGAGGGCCATATACAGGAAGGAGATGGGCAACTTCAAAATAATGGTTCCAATCCTTTACCCATGCACTTCAATCCTAGAAATAACAATTACAAGAACCCCTATCTATCTAATACTGCTCAGCATGCACAAAGCAGTCCTAACCAGGGCCCTGAACTTATTCAAAAGTCTATGTCACCATCTTCCAATAGCTGCTCGCCACAAATGCTAAATGCACATCAGCACCGTGAGCAGAATGTCCAAAATCAGCAGCGTCCATTTCATGAACCTCTAAATGGGCCCATGCAGGAACACAGTCAACACTCTCCTTCAAAGATGAGCCTGAGCGCTATACAAGTACAAACTTCTCATCAAAGTGCACAGAGAAGCTCTATGCATGGCGTTTCACATGGTGTCATACAGGGAGCCCACCCTGGTCCCCCTCATCCAGCCCCTCTCACCTCTCTCCCTCCCAGCCATCCCACACCACACTTACCTTCCCAGCCAAGCCCAGCAGAACATGGAGACCAAACACCATGCGAGCCACCAACTCGGGTAAGCTCGGAATGTCTGCAGGCAGGTAAACACAGACCTCTTAATGCTGCTTATAAACATCAGGCGTACACTCTGAATATTCATCCACCCACAATGATGATAAATCGTAATCCAGGTGTGCAGACACCCGCTCACAATCCAGCAGTGCCTCTTCAATCACCATCCCAAGTAAACGGAGTCATGTCTTCGTACAGTATAGAAAACCCTCAACATTTACAGTATACCCAGACAAACATGACGAGGGGCATTTCTCATTCTTCTCACCTCCCATATCATAACCAGGCCCTCCACAATACCCATGACCAATCCAGCTATCAGCAGCAACAAAGAACTGCCTATTCATATCACATGCTTGGCCCTCAGCCCCCACACGCCCATGCCAACATATATCAACCACCATTCCCGCAGGACCACTACTACAACGGACCGCAGGCCCATAACATCACCAACAGTAGAGGGGGTTTTCCTCTGGACGATTGGCAGCGTTCTCAGCGGCCGATGCAGCCTACTACTTATTTGCCTGCCTCCAGTGCCAAAGGAAGCAATCAGGCCAATGACATTTGTCTGTCACCGACAGGCTCCGAGGGCTCCACGGGTGTGAGTTTAATGTCCCCTGAAGGAGGAGCCTTGGAGGATTGGGAAAGTAGAAATAGCGGAAGCCATAGCCCAGCAAAACGCAGTCGCACTAAGACAAACTCAGAACGATCGGAAAGTCCTAAAGAAATCCTCGATCTTGATAGCCACAATGCCGGCCGTCGGAGCAACCAGCCACTCCCCTCTACCGCACATCTTGCGCCCAATTTCATTTATGACCCTCGCAGTATCCACCCAGGGGGAGCACCGCCGTCCCACAACGGAGTTGGGAATGGAGCTCTTTACCCGAGAGCGCCATATCTAGATCCAGGACGGTATACTGTGCAGAGACCTCACCCACACCTGATGGAAGCCCTTCAGCGTCCCCAGCAGCTACCTTTCTCGCCCGCCCAGATGCGCATGGCCATGTACCCTCGCTCTGGTGGCCACCTTCAAAGCATGATGCTACAGCAAAGAACCTTGCCGCCTGAAAGCTTCCTCCACCCGGG GCAACAGGTGATGGCTGCGCCGAGTGGCTCAAGTACAAAACAA GCATAA
- the slc25a18 gene encoding mitochondrial glutamate carrier 1 — protein MTENKISLPAKLINGGVAGLVGVTCVFPIDLAKTRLQNQQGAQVYKGMWDCLAKTVRSEGYFGCYRGAAVNLTLVTPEKAIKLAANDAFRQKLSRDGHLPLWGEVLAGCGAGTCQVVVTTPMEMLKIQLQDAGRLAAQRKVPTAAQAGAPVPAPSLVAPQPSRPSPPIRTSATSITVELLRTRGLAGLYRGAGATLMRDVPFSMIYFPLFANLNALGREKHRSPGDVQARAPFWQSFVAGCTAGSVAAVAVTPLDVIKTRLQTLQKGEGEDSYRGIMDCTRRIIKREGPSALLKGAACRALVIAPLFGIAQGVYFLGVGEAVLDWIG, from the exons ATGACAGAGAATAAAATAAG TCTCCCTGCTAAGCTGATTAATGGGGGCGTGGCAGGCCTAGTTGGTGTGACATGCGTATTTCCTATTGATCTGGCCAAAACACGGCTACAGAACCAGCAGGGTGCCCAAGTGTACAAAGGAAT GTGGGATTGTCTGGCTAAAACAGTACGCTCAGAGGGCTATTTTGGATGCTACAGAG GTGCAGCAGTCAACCTCACACTTGTGACACCGGAAAAAGCCATCAAACTAGCAGCTAACGATGCCTTTAGACAAAAGCTTTCCAGAGACGG CCATTTGCCCCTCTGGGGAGAAGTACTTGCAGGATGTGGTGCTGGAACATGTCAGGTGGTAGTTACTACGCCTATGGAAATGCTCAAAATCCAACTACAAGACGCAGGGAGGCTTG CGGCCCAGAGGAAAGTCCCGACTGCAGCTCAGGCCGGCGCTCCAGTTCCAGCTCCATCGTTAGTGGCACCACAGCCGTCCCGACCCAGTCCTCCCATTCGGACATCTGCCACCAGCATCACAGTGGAGCTGCTGAGGACCCGAGGCCTTGCTGGTCTGTACAGGGGTGCAGGAGCAACCTTAATGAG GGATGTCCCATTCTCAATGATCTACTTCCCCTTGTTTGCCAACCTCAACGCACTGGGAAGAGAAAAACATAGAAGTCCAGGCGATGTACAGGCACGAGCTCCTTTCTGGCAGTCCTTTGTGGCGGGATGCACTGCGGGCTCAGTGGCAGCTGTGGCTGTCACACCCCTGGATG TGATAAAAACTCGACTGCAGACTTTGCAAAAAGGTGAAGGAGAGGACTCCTACAGAGGGATTATGGACTGCACACG gcGCATCATCAAGCGAGAAGGACCATCAGCATTGTTAAAGGGGGCAGCATGCCGAGCGCTGGTCATAGCTCCCCTTTTTGGCATTGCTCAAGGGGTCTACTTTCTTGGGGTTGGAGAGGCAGTACTCGATTGGATCGGATAA
- the atp6v1e1a gene encoding V-type proton ATPase subunit E 1a, producing MALTDADVQKQIKHMMAFIEQEASEKVEEIDAKAEEEFNIEKGRLVQTQRVKIMDYYEKKEKQIEQHKKIQMSNLMNQARLKVLKTRDDMITDLLIEARQKLAEIAQDPARYSTLLEGLILQGFYQLLEEKVIIRCRKQDVEIVQAAVNRNIPIFREAVKNNILVKIDMERFLPSSICGGVELYNDNGKIKVSNTLENRLELLAQQMMPEIRVSLFGANPNRKFKD from the exons ATGGCGCTCACCGATGCAGACGTCCAAAAACAG ATAAAGCACATGATGGCCTTTATCGAGCAAGAGGCCAGTGAGAAAGTTGAGGAAATTGACGCCAAA GCTGAGGAAGAGTTCAACATTGAGAAAGGTCGTTTGGTTCAAACGCAGAGGGTGAAAATAATGGATTACtatgaaaagaaggaaaaacagATTGAACAACATAAGAAAAT CCAGATGTCCAACTTGATGAACCAAGCAAGACTGAAAGTGCTGAAGACCCGTGATGACATGATCACT GATTTGTTGATTGAAGCTCGGCAAAAACTTGCAGAAATTGCTCAGGACCCTGCCAGGTACTCAACACTACTGGAGGGTCTCATTCTTCAG GGGTTCTACCAACTGCTTGAAGAGAAAGTTATCATCCGCTGTCGAAAGCAGGATGTGGAGATAGTTCAG GCTGCAGTGAACAGGAACATCCCCATCTTCAGAGAAgctgtcaaaaataatattttggtcAAAATTGACATGGAACGCTTTCTACCATCAAGCAT atgTGGAGGAGTGGAGCTTTATAATGACAATGGCAAAATAAAAGTTTCTAATACTTTGGAGAACAGACTAGAACTTCTAGCGCAACAG ATGATGCCTGAAATCAGAGTGTCCTTATTTGGCGCCAACCCCAACCGCAAATTCAAAGATTAA